The Litoreibacter ponti genome includes a window with the following:
- a CDS encoding L-iditol 2-dehydrogenase — MRLDGKTALITGAARGIGRAFAEAYIAEGARVMIADIDIVRARETAAEIGADAVEMDVTRQESIEAGVAACVETFGGIDILINNAAVFTAAPIVEITREDYARVFDINVGGTLFTLQAVARRMIDRGEGGKIINMASQAGRRGEALVAVYCATKAAVISLTQSAGLDLIRHGINVNAIAPGVVDGEHWDGVDAFFAKYEGKSPGQKKREVGEVVPYGRMGVAEDLTGMAVFLASSDADYIVAQTYNVDGGQWMS, encoded by the coding sequence ATGAGACTGGACGGCAAGACCGCGCTGATTACCGGGGCCGCCCGCGGCATCGGGCGCGCTTTTGCCGAAGCGTATATCGCTGAAGGCGCGCGGGTGATGATCGCCGATATCGACATCGTCCGCGCCCGCGAAACCGCCGCCGAAATCGGGGCGGATGCGGTCGAGATGGACGTGACCCGCCAAGAGAGCATCGAGGCGGGCGTCGCCGCTTGCGTCGAGACCTTTGGCGGGATCGACATCCTGATCAACAACGCCGCAGTTTTCACCGCCGCCCCCATCGTCGAGATCACGCGCGAGGATTATGCGCGCGTCTTTGACATCAATGTGGGCGGCACCTTGTTCACACTGCAGGCCGTGGCCCGCCGCATGATCGACCGTGGGGAAGGCGGCAAGATCATCAACATGGCGAGCCAGGCCGGACGGCGGGGGGAGGCCTTGGTCGCGGTCTATTGCGCGACCAAGGCTGCCGTCATCTCGCTGACGCAATCCGCCGGGCTGGACCTGATCAGGCACGGCATCAACGTCAATGCCATTGCCCCCGGCGTCGTCGACGGCGAGCACTGGGACGGGGTTGACGCCTTCTTCGCCAAATACGAAGGCAAGTCCCCGGGCCAGAAGAAGCGCGAGGTCGGCGAGGTCGTGCCCTACGGACGGATGGGCGTGGCCGAGGATCTGACCGGCATGGCGGTCTTCCTTGCCTCCTCGGATGCGGATTATATCGTGGCGCAAACCTACAATGTGGATGGCGGGCAATGGATGAGCTGA
- a CDS encoding ABC transporter ATP-binding protein: MGQITLQQVTKSFGETQVIPPLDLTIEDGEFAVFVGPSGCGKSTLLRLIAGLEDTTSGQIVIDGQDATEVPPAKRGLAMVFQSYALYPHMSVRKNIAFPMKMAGVDQAEQDRRIEQAAAALNLTDYLERRPGQLSGGQRQRVAIGRAIVREPAAFLFDEPLSNLDAALRVGMRMEISELHKKLATTMIYVTHDQVEAMTMADKIVVLRAGHIEQVGSPLELYRAPRNKFVAGFIGSPTMNFIEGEEAAKHGAHTIGIRPEHIDVAEGGTGTWSGRVGVAEHLGSDTFFHIHDTGLADMLTVRAPGEVSFTHGDTIQLTPRADQFHKFGADGLRIA; the protein is encoded by the coding sequence ATGGGACAGATTACGCTACAGCAGGTCACCAAATCCTTCGGCGAGACCCAAGTGATCCCGCCCTTGGACCTGACCATAGAAGATGGCGAGTTCGCCGTGTTCGTCGGCCCCTCGGGCTGCGGCAAGTCCACGCTGCTGCGCCTGATCGCGGGGCTGGAGGATACCACCTCGGGGCAGATCGTCATTGACGGACAGGACGCCACCGAAGTGCCCCCCGCCAAGCGCGGCCTGGCGATGGTGTTCCAAAGCTACGCGCTTTATCCGCATATGTCGGTGCGCAAGAACATCGCCTTCCCGATGAAGATGGCGGGTGTGGATCAGGCGGAACAAGACCGACGGATCGAGCAGGCCGCCGCCGCGCTGAACCTGACCGACTACCTTGAGCGCCGCCCCGGGCAGCTGTCCGGTGGCCAGCGCCAGCGGGTGGCCATTGGCCGCGCGATTGTACGCGAGCCCGCAGCGTTCCTGTTTGACGAGCCGCTGTCCAATCTGGACGCCGCCCTGCGGGTCGGCATGCGCATGGAAATCTCAGAGCTGCACAAGAAGCTGGCGACGACCATGATCTACGTGACCCACGACCAGGTCGAAGCCATGACCATGGCCGACAAAATCGTGGTGCTGCGCGCGGGCCATATCGAGCAGGTCGGCTCGCCGCTGGAGCTGTATCGCGCGCCGCGCAACAAGTTTGTGGCAGGCTTCATCGGCTCGCCCACGATGAACTTCATCGAGGGCGAAGAGGCTGCCAAGCACGGCGCCCACACCATCGGCATCCGACCCGAGCATATTGACGTCGCCGAAGGCGGCACCGGCACCTGGTCGGGTCGTGTGGGCGTGGCCGAGCATCTGGGCTCCGACACGTTCTTCCACATCCACGACACCGGGCTGGCCGACATGTTGACCGTGCGCGCGCCGGGCGAGGTGAGCTTCACCCATGGCGACACGATCCAGCTGACCCCGCGCGCGGACCAATTCCACAAGTTCGGAGCAGACGGGCTGCGCATCGCATGA
- a CDS encoding LacI family DNA-binding transcriptional regulator has product MSLAGTEKLRQAPRRVTISDVSDALGLTKSTVSRALNDYPDISDSTRLRVRRMADKMGYRPLSQAQAIRTGLTKSLGLVIQLGDHDAQRPFLAEFLAGLSSGASAEGWTLTLAATESPAQTEETFRQMIRDQKVDGFVLPRTLTRDPRVALLRAAGVPFVMFGRTGKDAGCAWFDILGEDAMADAVTRLAALGHRRIGFINGGMQYNYAPLREAGFRRGMADAGLEIDPALMRADAVTRAAGAQAAREMLDLTDPPTAIVCAVDMAALGVYRAAEERGLAVGADLSVMAYDGSPDGAHATPPLSTYAVDYKTAGQRLSALLIRRIKGAAPEELRETALPILMDRGSVGPPR; this is encoded by the coding sequence ATGTCACTTGCGGGGACCGAAAAGCTGCGCCAGGCGCCGAGGCGGGTCACGATTTCGGACGTGTCCGATGCGCTGGGCCTGACCAAGTCGACCGTGTCGCGCGCGCTCAACGACTACCCCGATATCTCTGACAGCACGCGCCTGCGGGTGCGTCGCATGGCCGACAAAATGGGCTACCGCCCGCTGTCACAGGCGCAGGCGATCCGCACCGGGCTGACCAAGTCGCTGGGCCTTGTGATCCAGCTTGGCGACCACGACGCGCAACGCCCATTCTTGGCGGAATTTCTGGCCGGGCTGTCCAGTGGCGCGAGCGCCGAAGGCTGGACCCTGACCCTGGCCGCGACGGAAAGCCCCGCGCAGACAGAAGAGACGTTCCGCCAAATGATCCGCGACCAGAAGGTCGACGGCTTCGTGCTGCCCCGGACATTGACCCGCGATCCGCGTGTGGCGTTGCTGCGCGCGGCGGGCGTGCCCTTCGTGATGTTCGGGCGCACGGGCAAGGATGCGGGCTGCGCGTGGTTCGACATTCTGGGCGAGGACGCGATGGCGGATGCGGTGACCCGGCTGGCGGCACTTGGGCACCGCCGCATCGGCTTCATCAATGGCGGGATGCAGTACAACTACGCGCCCCTGCGCGAGGCGGGGTTCCGGCGCGGGATGGCAGATGCCGGGCTAGAAATTGATCCGGCGCTGATGCGCGCGGATGCGGTGACGCGGGCGGCAGGTGCGCAGGCGGCGCGCGAGATGCTCGACTTGACGGATCCGCCGACGGCCATCGTTTGCGCCGTGGATATGGCGGCGCTTGGCGTCTACCGCGCGGCGGAAGAGCGGGGCTTGGCGGTCGGCGCGGACCTGTCGGTGATGGCCTATGACGGTTCGCCCGACGGGGCGCATGCGACGCCGCCATTGTCCACTTACGCGGTCGACTACAAGACCGCAGGCCAGCGCCTGAGCGCGCTGCTGATCCGCCGCATCAAGGGCGCGGCCCCCGAAGAGCTGCGCGAGACCGCATTACCGATCCTGATGGATCGCGGGTCGGTCGGACCACCGAGATAA
- a CDS encoding mannitol dehydrogenase family protein, whose product MDELKENPVALSQATLSELKGVDVPRYDRAGLTPGIVHIGLGNFHRAHQAWYLHRLMQEGLCHDWAIIGAGVRAGDAAQRERLLAQDCLTTLIELDPSGRSAEICGAMIDFLPVEPDNAALIARMAEPDVRIVSLTVTEGGYFIDPATGGFDAQHADIVHDAANPDAPRTAFGAMIAALARRRAAGHGAFTCQSCDNLQGNGAVLRQTIISLAALSDPELAAWIEAEASFPNSMVDCIVPATGPAEIALARGFGIDDAAPVTHENFRQWVIEDDFCAGRPDWDRVGATFSDRVHDFEMMKIRILNGGHQVIAGAGDLLGLETIAQTMAHDGIRGLLRKVVLDEIAPHVDPVPGMTPEAYLDLIERRFGNPEIRDTTRRVAFDGSSRQPGFIAPSIRNGLAAETPVEGLALVSALWARYCAGTREDGSVIEANDPNWELLNGTAKAAQKTPSSWLAMRQFYGDLADHARFADAFVHWLTAIYDDGVEATIAAYLKTA is encoded by the coding sequence ATGGATGAGCTGAAGGAAAACCCCGTAGCCCTGTCGCAGGCAACGCTGAGCGAGCTCAAGGGCGTGGACGTGCCGCGCTACGACCGCGCGGGCCTGACGCCCGGCATTGTGCATATCGGGCTTGGCAACTTCCACCGCGCCCATCAGGCGTGGTATCTGCACCGGCTGATGCAAGAGGGGCTGTGCCACGATTGGGCGATCATCGGCGCGGGCGTGCGCGCGGGTGACGCGGCCCAGCGGGAGCGCTTGCTGGCGCAAGACTGCCTGACGACGCTGATCGAGCTGGACCCGTCGGGCCGCTCCGCCGAGATCTGCGGCGCGATGATCGACTTCCTGCCCGTGGAGCCGGATAACGCCGCGCTGATCGCGCGCATGGCCGAGCCGGACGTCCGCATCGTGTCGCTGACCGTGACCGAGGGCGGCTATTTCATCGATCCCGCCACCGGCGGCTTCGACGCGCAACACGCCGACATCGTGCATGACGCGGCCAATCCTGATGCGCCGCGCACCGCCTTTGGCGCGATGATCGCGGCCCTCGCCCGGCGCCGCGCGGCAGGCCACGGCGCCTTCACCTGCCAAAGCTGCGACAACCTGCAAGGCAATGGCGCGGTGCTGCGCCAGACCATAATCTCGCTTGCCGCCCTGTCGGACCCGGAGCTCGCCGCCTGGATCGAGGCCGAAGCGAGCTTTCCGAACTCCATGGTCGATTGCATCGTTCCCGCCACCGGTCCCGCCGAGATTGCGCTGGCGCGCGGCTTCGGCATCGATGATGCGGCCCCGGTGACCCACGAGAATTTCCGCCAATGGGTCATCGAAGATGATTTTTGCGCGGGACGTCCGGATTGGGACCGCGTCGGCGCGACCTTCTCGGACAGGGTGCATGATTTCGAGATGATGAAGATCCGCATCCTCAACGGGGGCCATCAGGTCATCGCGGGCGCGGGCGATCTTCTGGGGTTGGAGACCATTGCGCAAACCATGGCCCATGACGGCATCCGCGGGCTGCTGCGCAAGGTGGTCCTGGACGAGATCGCGCCGCACGTGGACCCGGTGCCGGGCATGACGCCCGAGGCCTATCTGGACCTGATCGAGCGGCGCTTTGGCAATCCGGAAATCCGCGACACGACACGGCGCGTGGCCTTTGACGGCTCCAGCCGTCAGCCGGGCTTCATCGCGCCGTCGATCCGCAACGGTCTGGCCGCGGAGACGCCCGTCGAGGGGCTGGCATTGGTCTCTGCCCTGTGGGCGCGCTACTGCGCAGGCACGCGCGAGGATGGCAGCGTGATTGAGGCCAATGATCCCAATTGGGAGCTGCTCAATGGCACCGCGAAGGCCGCGCAGAAGACCCCGTCGAGCTGGCTTGCCATGCGGCAGTTCTACGGCGATTTGGCTGACCACGCGCGCTTTGCGGACGCCTTTGTTCATTGGCTGACGGCCATCTATGACGACGGCGTCGAGGCCACGATTGCGGCTTACCTGAAGACCGCCTGA
- a CDS encoding ABC transporter substrate-binding protein — protein sequence MSIKTPLFLASALAIAAGTSAWADGHATTLTIATVNNGDMIRMQGLTDDFTEKTGHKVEWVTLEENVLRQRVTTDITTKGGAFDIMTIGMYETPIWGANGWLVPLDDLSAEYNVDDLLPAMRAGLSYEGTLYAAPFYGESSMIMYRTDLMEKAGMEMPDAPTWQFIREAAAAMTDRDNEINGICLRGKAGWGEGGAFITVTANSFGARWFDEDWNAQFDQPEWKEALEFYVGMMEESGPPGYATNGFNENLSLFQQGKCGMWIDATVAASFVTNPNDSTVADKVGFALAPNSEGVEKKSNWLWAWALGIPAGTQKEAAAKEFIEWATSTDYIELVAANEGWANVPPGARTSLYENDNYKDVPFAKMTLDSILAADPTDPTVKPVPYVGIQFVAIPEFAGIATEVSQEFSAAYAGQQSIDEALAKAQALTNDAMEAAGYR from the coding sequence ATGTCTATCAAAACGCCACTATTTTTGGCGAGCGCGCTCGCTATTGCCGCAGGCACTTCCGCCTGGGCAGACGGCCACGCCACCACGCTGACCATCGCAACCGTGAACAACGGCGACATGATCCGCATGCAGGGCCTGACCGACGACTTCACCGAGAAAACCGGCCACAAGGTCGAGTGGGTGACCCTCGAAGAGAACGTGCTGCGTCAGCGCGTCACCACCGATATCACCACCAAAGGCGGTGCTTTCGACATCATGACCATTGGCATGTACGAGACCCCGATCTGGGGTGCCAATGGCTGGCTCGTTCCGCTGGACGACCTGTCGGCAGAGTACAACGTCGACGACCTGCTGCCCGCCATGCGCGCAGGCCTGAGCTACGAAGGTACGCTCTATGCGGCCCCGTTCTACGGCGAAAGCTCAATGATCATGTACCGCACCGACCTGATGGAAAAGGCTGGCATGGAAATGCCGGACGCCCCGACCTGGCAGTTCATCCGCGAAGCGGCTGCGGCCATGACTGACCGCGACAACGAGATCAACGGCATCTGCCTGCGCGGCAAGGCCGGCTGGGGTGAGGGCGGCGCCTTCATCACCGTGACCGCAAACTCGTTTGGCGCACGCTGGTTCGACGAAGACTGGAACGCCCAGTTCGACCAGCCCGAGTGGAAAGAGGCTCTCGAGTTTTACGTCGGCATGATGGAAGAATCGGGCCCTCCGGGCTACGCGACCAACGGCTTCAACGAGAACCTGTCACTGTTCCAGCAGGGCAAGTGCGGCATGTGGATCGACGCAACCGTGGCCGCAAGCTTCGTGACCAACCCCAACGACTCGACTGTGGCTGACAAGGTCGGCTTTGCGCTGGCGCCGAACAGCGAAGGCGTTGAGAAGAAGTCGAACTGGCTGTGGGCCTGGGCGCTCGGCATCCCTGCCGGTACCCAGAAAGAGGCTGCCGCCAAGGAGTTCATCGAATGGGCGACCTCCACCGACTATATCGAGTTGGTTGCCGCGAACGAAGGCTGGGCCAACGTGCCTCCGGGCGCGCGTACGTCGCTCTATGAGAACGACAACTACAAGGACGTGCCCTTCGCCAAGATGACGCTGGACTCGATCCTGGCGGCTGATCCGACGGACCCGACCGTCAAGCCGGTGCCCTATGTCGGCATCCAGTTTGTCGCCATCCCCGAGTTCGCAGGTATCGCCACCGAAGTGAGCCAGGAGTTCTCGGCCGCCTATGCCGGTCAGCAGAGCATCGACGAGGCACTGGCCAAGGCGCAAGCCCTGACCAACGACGCAATGGAAGCCGCTGGCTACCGCTAA
- a CDS encoding ABC transporter substrate-binding protein, translating into MTLTLNTKLLMSAACALALTSAASAETLRFWTTEEQPERLARQEQMAADFAAASGHTVEVIPVTESDLGTRATAAFAAGDLPDVIYHPLQYALPWAEAGILDTDAATDVVENLGAGTFASGALGMAAIEGGYASVPVDGWTQMLVYRADKFEEAGLEPPTSYANVLAAVEKLHNPPEMYGFVAATKIDENFMSQVLEHVFLANGVSPVGADGIQELDEAATIEVLEFYKAIAEASPPGDLYWDQSRTLYFSGNAAMIIWSPFILDELAGLRDSAPPTINDDPTSKDLAAATGIVTNFSGPSNPDGAAWGDIRYFGITSDASTDAAMEFVEFSMNDGYGQTLAIAPEGKFPVRRGTADNPTQFADLWATLDVGVDRKAPLGDLYAQEMIDEIVGGLDVAQRWGVKEGQLAVASKIINSQVINRLVREFIDGERDAAATVAELNSAIAGVE; encoded by the coding sequence ATGACTTTGACTTTGAACACGAAACTGCTGATGAGCGCGGCCTGCGCCTTGGCGCTAACCAGTGCGGCCAGCGCCGAGACGCTGCGTTTCTGGACCACCGAAGAGCAGCCCGAGCGTCTCGCCCGCCAAGAGCAGATGGCTGCTGACTTCGCCGCCGCGTCCGGTCACACGGTCGAGGTGATCCCGGTCACGGAAAGCGACCTTGGCACCCGCGCCACCGCGGCCTTTGCCGCAGGCGACCTGCCGGACGTAATCTACCACCCGCTGCAATACGCCCTGCCATGGGCCGAGGCCGGGATCCTTGATACCGACGCAGCGACGGATGTGGTCGAGAACCTGGGCGCGGGCACCTTTGCCTCTGGCGCGCTTGGTATGGCGGCGATCGAGGGCGGCTATGCTTCCGTCCCGGTGGATGGCTGGACCCAGATGCTGGTCTACCGCGCCGACAAGTTCGAAGAGGCGGGGCTGGAGCCGCCCACGTCCTACGCAAATGTTCTGGCCGCGGTCGAGAAGCTGCACAACCCGCCAGAGATGTACGGCTTCGTGGCCGCCACCAAGATCGACGAGAACTTCATGTCTCAGGTGCTGGAGCATGTGTTCCTCGCCAATGGCGTCTCGCCCGTGGGCGCGGATGGCATCCAAGAGCTGGATGAGGCCGCGACGATCGAGGTGCTGGAGTTCTACAAGGCCATCGCGGAAGCCTCGCCTCCGGGTGATTTGTACTGGGATCAGTCCCGTACGCTGTATTTCTCGGGCAATGCGGCGATGATCATCTGGTCGCCCTTCATCCTCGACGAGCTGGCCGGCCTGCGCGACAGCGCCCCACCCACGATCAACGACGATCCGACCTCCAAGGATCTGGCGGCGGCGACCGGCATCGTGACCAACTTCTCTGGTCCGTCGAACCCCGATGGTGCTGCCTGGGGCGACATCCGCTACTTCGGCATCACGTCTGACGCGTCCACCGACGCGGCGATGGAGTTCGTCGAGTTCTCGATGAACGATGGCTACGGCCAGACACTGGCCATCGCGCCCGAGGGCAAGTTCCCCGTACGCCGCGGCACCGCCGACAACCCGACGCAGTTTGCCGATCTGTGGGCGACGCTGGATGTGGGCGTGGACCGGAAAGCGCCTTTGGGTGATCTCTATGCACAAGAGATGATCGACGAGATCGTAGGCGGCCTGGACGTGGCCCAACGCTGGGGCGTCAAGGAAGGCCAGTTGGCTGTGGCGTCAAAGATCATCAACAGCCAGGTGATCAACCGTCTGGTGCGCGAGTTCATCGATGGCGAGCGTGATGCGGCGGCCACCGTAGCCGAGCTGAACAGCGCGATTGCAGGCGTCGAGTAA
- a CDS encoding carbohydrate ABC transporter permease, translating into MSDAVPPKGTGPLARLEARLAWGLLLPTITAVSLVVILPLLAIFWISIKPVSLADLRAPEVVLREDLRGSPAAAGDEATIRYRLRNSSQDQPIIGVTFTDEVPEGLEVLEVDPRCTLEGRDLSCDLGDWEGGARETLTFPVTVGQAFLDNALRPQDSEAKVTGSASNVLTNTTFTWDNFARVFDGDEFWEVLWVTLFYTVFGTVGALLFGLFAALLLNKSFKGQGILRGLYLFPYVSPIIAVAFAWIILFDPFSGSANALLIQMGVTSEAINFFGERPLALIMVTIFEIWRYFPLSFLFILARMQSIDTDMYEAADMDGASPFQQFWALSVPQLLGILSVLFLLRFIWTFNKFDDIFLLTGGNAGTRTLTVNVYEQAFAVSNIGAGAAVAVVIFGCLLLFSAFFFKFISQEEGL; encoded by the coding sequence ATGTCTGACGCTGTCCCACCCAAAGGAACCGGCCCGCTGGCGCGGCTGGAGGCACGGCTGGCCTGGGGCCTGCTGCTGCCCACGATCACCGCCGTGTCGCTGGTGGTGATCCTTCCGCTGCTCGCGATTTTCTGGATCTCAATCAAGCCGGTGTCGCTGGCCGATCTGCGCGCGCCCGAGGTGGTACTGCGCGAGGACCTGCGCGGCAGCCCGGCGGCGGCGGGCGACGAGGCCACGATCCGCTACCGCTTGCGCAATTCCTCGCAGGATCAGCCGATCATCGGTGTGACCTTTACCGACGAGGTGCCCGAGGGCCTGGAGGTGCTGGAGGTCGATCCGCGCTGCACGCTTGAGGGTCGCGATCTATCCTGCGATCTGGGCGATTGGGAGGGCGGCGCGCGGGAGACGCTGACCTTCCCGGTGACAGTCGGGCAAGCCTTCCTCGACAATGCGTTGCGACCGCAGGACAGCGAAGCAAAGGTCACCGGAAGCGCGTCGAACGTACTGACCAACACCACCTTTACGTGGGACAACTTCGCCCGCGTCTTCGACGGCGACGAGTTCTGGGAGGTGCTGTGGGTCACGCTGTTCTACACCGTCTTCGGCACCGTCGGCGCGCTGCTGTTCGGGCTGTTCGCGGCGCTGCTTTTGAACAAAAGCTTCAAGGGGCAGGGCATACTGCGCGGGCTTTACCTGTTTCCTTATGTCTCGCCCATCATCGCCGTGGCCTTCGCGTGGATCATCCTGTTTGACCCGTTCTCAGGCTCGGCCAATGCGCTGCTGATCCAGATGGGGGTGACAAGCGAGGCGATCAACTTCTTCGGTGAGCGCCCGCTGGCGCTGATCATGGTGACGATCTTCGAGATCTGGCGCTACTTCCCGCTGTCCTTCCTGTTCATCCTCGCGCGGATGCAAAGCATCGACACGGATATGTACGAGGCGGCGGATATGGACGGCGCGTCGCCCTTCCAGCAGTTCTGGGCCCTGTCGGTGCCGCAGCTTTTGGGCATCCTGTCTGTGCTGTTCCTGCTGCGCTTCATTTGGACCTTCAACAAGTTCGACGACATCTTCCTGCTAACGGGCGGCAACGCGGGCACCCGGACCCTGACGGTCAATGTCTACGAGCAGGCCTTCGCGGTCTCCAACATCGGCGCGGGGGCGGCGGTGGCGGTGGTGATCTTCGGCTGCCTGCTGCTCTTCTCGGCCTTCTTCTTCAAGTTCATCAGCCAAGAGGAAGGGCTATGA
- a CDS encoding carbohydrate ABC transporter permease, which produces MARAVTNNRKIINTVASWSIGLLIFFPILWTILTSFKTEAQAIADPPIFLFFDWTLENYAVVQERSNYGRFLWNSIFIAGGSTLLGILIAVPAAWSMAFVPSRRTKDILLWMLSTKMLPAVGVLYPIYLLFIQFGLLDSILGLTIVLMLINLPIIVWMLYTYFREIPGEILEAARMDGASLKSEILYVLTPMAVPGIASTILLNFILAWNEAFWTLNLTAAKAAPLTAFIASYSSPEGLFYAKLSAASTMAIAPILILGWFSQKQLVRGLTFGAVK; this is translated from the coding sequence ATGGCTCGTGCTGTCACCAACAACCGCAAGATCATCAACACGGTGGCCTCCTGGTCCATCGGCCTGCTGATCTTCTTCCCGATCCTCTGGACGATCCTGACCAGCTTCAAGACCGAAGCGCAGGCCATCGCCGATCCGCCGATCTTCCTGTTCTTCGACTGGACGCTGGAGAACTACGCGGTGGTCCAGGAGCGGTCCAACTACGGGCGCTTCCTGTGGAACTCGATCTTCATCGCCGGCGGCTCGACGCTGCTGGGCATCCTGATCGCGGTCCCTGCGGCCTGGTCGATGGCCTTCGTGCCCTCGCGCCGGACCAAGGACATCCTGCTGTGGATGCTGTCGACCAAGATGCTTCCTGCGGTGGGCGTGCTTTACCCGATCTACCTGCTGTTCATCCAGTTCGGCCTGCTCGACTCGATCCTCGGCCTGACCATCGTGCTGATGCTGATCAACCTGCCGATCATCGTCTGGATGCTCTACACCTACTTCCGCGAGATCCCGGGCGAGATCCTTGAGGCCGCGCGGATGGACGGGGCGTCGCTGAAGTCCGAGATCCTCTATGTACTGACGCCGATGGCGGTGCCGGGGATCGCCTCGACGATCCTGCTGAACTTCATCCTGGCGTGGAACGAGGCGTTCTGGACGCTCAACCTGACCGCCGCGAAGGCCGCACCGCTGACCGCGTTCATCGCCAGCTACTCCAGCCCCGAGGGCCTGTTCTACGCCAAGCTCTCCGCGGCCTCGACCATGGCCATCGCGCCAATCCTCATCCTTGGCTGGTTCAGCCAAAAGCAACTCGTCCGGGGCCTGACCTTCGGCGCCGTGAAATAG
- a CDS encoding carbohydrate ABC transporter permease yields MATQHSRSAARLMMAPAVILLLGWMLVPLTMTLWFSFRKYLPLRGGDQGWVGFENYVRFVSSSSFWPSVQTTLIIVGGVLLITVVFGVLLALLLDQPMWGQGIVRILVIAPFFVMPTVSALVWKNMFMDPNNGLFAHLWKFFGATPVEWLSQASLPSIVMIVSWQWLPFATLILLTAVQSLDSEQLEAAEMDGAKPVQRFGFIILPHLARAITIVVLIQTIFLLSIFAEIFVTTGGAFGTRTLTYLIFQRVLESQNIGLGSAGGIYAVILANIIAIFLMRIVGKNLDA; encoded by the coding sequence ATGGCGACCCAGCACTCACGATCTGCAGCGCGGCTCATGATGGCCCCGGCGGTGATCCTGCTTTTGGGCTGGATGCTGGTGCCCCTCACGATGACCCTGTGGTTCTCGTTCCGCAAGTACCTGCCGCTGCGTGGCGGCGACCAGGGTTGGGTGGGATTTGAGAACTACGTCCGCTTCGTCTCGTCCTCGTCCTTCTGGCCCTCTGTGCAGACCACGCTCATCATCGTGGGCGGCGTGCTGCTGATCACGGTGGTCTTCGGCGTGCTTCTGGCGCTGCTGCTCGACCAGCCCATGTGGGGCCAGGGCATCGTGCGCATCCTGGTGATCGCGCCCTTCTTCGTCATGCCGACCGTGTCGGCGCTGGTGTGGAAGAACATGTTCATGGATCCCAACAACGGCCTGTTCGCCCACCTGTGGAAGTTCTTCGGGGCGACGCCGGTGGAATGGCTCAGCCAAGCCTCGCTGCCCTCGATCGTGATGATCGTCAGCTGGCAGTGGCTGCCCTTCGCGACGCTCATCCTGCTGACCGCGGTGCAGTCGCTCGACAGCGAGCAGCTGGAGGCCGCCGAGATGGATGGCGCCAAACCAGTGCAGCGTTTCGGCTTCATCATTCTGCCGCACCTGGCCCGGGCCATCACCATTGTGGTGCTGATCCAGACCATCTTCCTGCTGTCGATCTTCGCCGAAATCTTCGTCACCACCGGCGGCGCCTTCGGCACACGGACCCTGACCTACCTGATCTTCCAGCGTGTGCTGGAGAGCCAAAACATTGGCCTCGGATCGGCCGGGGGTATTTACGCCGTCATTCTCGCCAACATCATTGCCATCTTCCTGATGCGCATTGTCGGCAAGAACCTGGACGCCTGA